One Acidimicrobiales bacterium DNA segment encodes these proteins:
- the pyrE gene encoding orotate phosphoribosyltransferase, with translation MDARTALARDIFTTAHLTGEFTLRSGATSTEYFDKYLFEAQPALLGRIVEALAPLVPDGTEALAGLELGGIPIATRLSQVTGLPALFVRKAAKTYGTCRLAEGGELEGRRLTVVEDVVTSGGQVLTSCGDLRAAGAEVATVICVIDREAGGRKAFDADGLELRALFTMSELKAAGG, from the coding sequence ATGGACGCTCGCACCGCGCTGGCGCGCGACATCTTCACCACGGCCCACCTCACCGGCGAGTTCACGCTGCGGTCGGGCGCCACCTCCACCGAGTACTTCGACAAGTACCTCTTCGAAGCCCAACCCGCCCTCCTCGGGCGCATCGTCGAGGCCCTCGCGCCCCTCGTACCCGACGGCACCGAGGCCCTCGCCGGCCTCGAGCTGGGCGGGATCCCCATCGCCACCCGCCTCTCCCAGGTGACGGGCCTGCCCGCCCTGTTCGTGCGCAAGGCGGCCAAGACCTACGGCACCTGCCGTCTTGCCGAGGGTGGTGAGCTCGAGGGACGACGCCTCACGGTGGTGGAGGACGTCGTGACCTCCGGCGGGCAGGTGCTGACGAGCTGCGGTGACCTGCGCGCGGCCGGCGCCGAGGTGGCCACCGTGATCTGCGTCATCGACCGGGAGGCCGGCGGTCGCAAGGCCTTCGACGCCGATGGCCTCGAGCTGCGAGCCCTGTTCACGATGTCGGAGCTCAAGGCCGCCGGAGGCTGA